One Elaeis guineensis isolate ETL-2024a chromosome 10, EG11, whole genome shotgun sequence genomic window carries:
- the LOC105053412 gene encoding uncharacterized protein isoform X1, with protein sequence MPFPMKIQPIDAKDILRSERAKPAAKSRLKRLFERQFQFPAVRRISSAEKLAAAAAAADPEPSSLCLDNMVESFIEDNNSEKPSRCGRHRCNCFHGNCDDSSDVDTDFPATTSDAPPIIPTTSDAAEFVKDRHALQGLVLCTSVAERNLLADASKIVENTRIGGKGKEDSRRAVADSLRALGYDAAVCKSRWDKAPSFPAGEYVYVDVIVAKERLLVDVDFRSEFEIARSTKSYRAVLQLLPSIFVGKEDRLQQIVAVVCEAARQSLKKKGLHFPPWRKPEYMRAKWLSSYERTAPIISPEINEQRSNGEEEEVEARGESEDEKETDNSGGGATLSMVATAEAAAEEVTVAWLPWEPPAVKPKAADRGAKVVTGLASVLREKP encoded by the exons ATGCCGTTTCCGATGAAGATCCAACCGATCGACGCGAAGGACATTCTGAGGAGCGAGCGAGCCAAGCCGGCGGCGAAATCACGGCTGAAGCGGCTCTTTGAGCGGCAATTCCAATTCCCGGCAGTGCGGAGGATCTCGTCGGCGGAGAAGcttgccgccgccgccgccgccgccgatcCGGAGCCGAGCTCGTTGTGCCTGGACAACATGGTCGAGAGCTTCATCGAGGACAACAACAGCGAGAAGCCGTCCCGCTGCGGTCGCCACCGTTGCAACTGCTTCCATGGTAACTGCGACGACAGCTCCGACGTGGACACTGACTTCCCCGCCACTACCAGCGACGCCCCTCCGATCATTCCCACCACCTCCGATGCCGCTGAGTTCGTCAAG GATCGACATGCTCTCCAGGGTTTGGTGCTCTGCACGAGTGTGGCGGAGAGGAATCTCTTGGCGGACGCGTCGAAAATCGTGGAGAACACCAGGATCGGCGGCAAAGGGAAGGAAGATTCTAGAAGGGCCGTCGCTGACAGCCTCCGCGCCCTCGGCTACGACGCCGCTGTCTGCAAGTCTCGCTGGGACAAAGCCCCCTCCTTTCCGGCCG GGGAGTATGTGTACGTGGACGTGATCGTGGCCAAGGAGCGGTTGCTGGTGGACGTGGACTTCCGATCGGAGTTCGAGATCGCACGGTCGACGAAGAGCTATCGGGCGGTGCTGCAATTGCTCCCTTCCATCTTCGTCGGGAAGGAGGACCGGCTGCAGCAGATCGTGGCCGTCGTCTGCGAGGCGGCTCGGCAGAGTCTCAAGAAGAAGGGCCTCCACTTTCCGCCGTGGCGGAAACCCGAGTACATGCGGGCCAAGTGGCTTTCCTCCTACGAGCGGACGGCCCCGATCATCTCCCCAGAAATCAACGAACAACGATCGAACGGcgaagaagaagaagtcgaagCGAGAGGGGAGTCGGAAGATGAAAAGGAGACTGACAACAGCGGGGGCGGCGCCACCCTTTCGATGGTTGCCACCGCTGAGGCGGCAGCGGAGGAGGTGACGGTGGCGTGGTTGCCGTGGGAGCCGCCGGCGGTGAAGCCGAAGGCCGCTGATAGGGGGGCGAAGGTAGTCACCGGCTTGGCATCCGTTCTCAGAGAGAAACCCTGA
- the LOC105053412 gene encoding uncharacterized protein isoform X2 yields the protein MPFPMKIQPIDAKDILRSERAKPAAKSRLKRLFERQFQFPAVRRISSAEKLAAAAAAADPEPSSLCLDNMVESFIEDNNSEKPSRCGRHRCNCFHGNCDDSSDVDTDFPATTSDAPPIIPTTSDAAEFVKGLVLCTSVAERNLLADASKIVENTRIGGKGKEDSRRAVADSLRALGYDAAVCKSRWDKAPSFPAGEYVYVDVIVAKERLLVDVDFRSEFEIARSTKSYRAVLQLLPSIFVGKEDRLQQIVAVVCEAARQSLKKKGLHFPPWRKPEYMRAKWLSSYERTAPIISPEINEQRSNGEEEEVEARGESEDEKETDNSGGGATLSMVATAEAAAEEVTVAWLPWEPPAVKPKAADRGAKVVTGLASVLREKP from the exons ATGCCGTTTCCGATGAAGATCCAACCGATCGACGCGAAGGACATTCTGAGGAGCGAGCGAGCCAAGCCGGCGGCGAAATCACGGCTGAAGCGGCTCTTTGAGCGGCAATTCCAATTCCCGGCAGTGCGGAGGATCTCGTCGGCGGAGAAGcttgccgccgccgccgccgccgccgatcCGGAGCCGAGCTCGTTGTGCCTGGACAACATGGTCGAGAGCTTCATCGAGGACAACAACAGCGAGAAGCCGTCCCGCTGCGGTCGCCACCGTTGCAACTGCTTCCATGGTAACTGCGACGACAGCTCCGACGTGGACACTGACTTCCCCGCCACTACCAGCGACGCCCCTCCGATCATTCCCACCACCTCCGATGCCGCTGAGTTCGTCAAG GGTTTGGTGCTCTGCACGAGTGTGGCGGAGAGGAATCTCTTGGCGGACGCGTCGAAAATCGTGGAGAACACCAGGATCGGCGGCAAAGGGAAGGAAGATTCTAGAAGGGCCGTCGCTGACAGCCTCCGCGCCCTCGGCTACGACGCCGCTGTCTGCAAGTCTCGCTGGGACAAAGCCCCCTCCTTTCCGGCCG GGGAGTATGTGTACGTGGACGTGATCGTGGCCAAGGAGCGGTTGCTGGTGGACGTGGACTTCCGATCGGAGTTCGAGATCGCACGGTCGACGAAGAGCTATCGGGCGGTGCTGCAATTGCTCCCTTCCATCTTCGTCGGGAAGGAGGACCGGCTGCAGCAGATCGTGGCCGTCGTCTGCGAGGCGGCTCGGCAGAGTCTCAAGAAGAAGGGCCTCCACTTTCCGCCGTGGCGGAAACCCGAGTACATGCGGGCCAAGTGGCTTTCCTCCTACGAGCGGACGGCCCCGATCATCTCCCCAGAAATCAACGAACAACGATCGAACGGcgaagaagaagaagtcgaagCGAGAGGGGAGTCGGAAGATGAAAAGGAGACTGACAACAGCGGGGGCGGCGCCACCCTTTCGATGGTTGCCACCGCTGAGGCGGCAGCGGAGGAGGTGACGGTGGCGTGGTTGCCGTGGGAGCCGCCGGCGGTGAAGCCGAAGGCCGCTGATAGGGGGGCGAAGGTAGTCACCGGCTTGGCATCCGTTCTCAGAGAGAAACCCTGA